Sequence from the Methanobrevibacter arboriphilus genome:
AAAGGATTATAAATATTATTGTTCTGATCCAGGACAACAAGTAATTCAAAATGACATTAAAGAACATAATCTTAACAGAATAGTTGTAGCTGCATGTTCTCCTAGGCTTCACGAACCTACATTTAGAAGATGTATTAGAGAAGCTGGATTAAACCAGTTCTTGTTTGAGTTTGCTAACTTAAGAGAGCATGATTCTTGGGTACACATGGGTGAACCAGAAGCTGCTACTGAAAAAGCAAAAGATTTAACAAGAATGGCTGTAGCTAAAGCTAGACTTTTAGAACCTTTAGAAGCTTCTGTTGTGTCTGTGGATAATAAAGCTATGGTTATTGGTGGAGGAGTAGCTGGTATTCAATCTGCTCTTGATTTAGCTGATATGGGATTCCAAACTTACATGGTTGAAAAACAACCAACCATTGGTGGAAGGATGGGACAACTTGATAAAACTTTCCCAACACTTGATTGTTCAATGTGTATTCTTGCTCCTAAGATGGTGGATGTTGGTAAACACGAAAACATCGAACTTTTAACTTACTCTGAAGTAAGAGAAGTAGATGGTTATATTGGTAACTTTAAAGTAAAAGTTGAAAGAAAACCAAGATATATTGATGAAGAGTTATGTGTTGGCTGTGGATCTTGTGTAGAAGTTTGTCCAATTGAAATGCCTAATTACTTCGATGAAGGTATTGGCATGACTAAAGCTGCATTTATTCCATTCCCTCAAGCAGTACCTTTATGTGCTACTATAGACAAGGATTACTGTATTGAATGTAAACTTTGTGATCAAATCTGTGAACGTGGAGCAGTTAAACATGACCAAGAATCTGAATTCATTGATTTAGAAGTAGGAACTATTATTGTAGCTACTGGTTATGACCCTTATGATCCTACAGAAAAACTTGAATATGGTTATGGTGCTCATACTAATGTAATTACTGCTATGGAAATTGAAAGGATGATTAATGCATCTGGTCCTACTGAAGGACATGTTATTAAACCATCTGATCATGAATCTCCAAAACGTGTTGCATTTATCCATTGTGTTGGTTCAAGAGATGATAAGATTGGTAAACCATATTGTTCAAGAGTATGTTGTATGTACTCTATGAAAAATGCTCAATTGATTATAGATCACGAACCAGATACTGATGTAACTCTTTACTACATGGATATCAGAGCTTTCGGTAAAGGATTTGAAGAGTTCTATAAAAACTCTCAAGAAAAATATGGTATTAAGTTCTTAAGAGGACGTCCTTCTGAAATTATCGAAAACGATGATTTAACTTTAACTGTAAGGGGAGAAGATACATTACTTAATACAGTAACTGAATATGATTATGATTTAGTTGTTCTTAGTGTTGGTCTTGTACCTCCTGAAGGAGCAGAAGAGTTAAGACAAACTATCGGTTTATCTAAGAGTGGAGATGGTTTCTTAATGGAAGCTCACCCAAAACTCAGACCTGTTGATACTTTAACAGACGGTGTTTACCTAGCTGGTGTTTCACAAGGTCCTAAGGATATTCCTGATGCAGTTGCACAAGGTTCTGGTGCAGCAGCACGTGCAGCGATTCCTATGGTTAAAGGTGAAGTGGAAATTGAACCTATTATTGCTACTACTGATACAGATGTCTGTGGGGCATGTGAAGTTTGTGTTGAACTTTGTCCATATGGTGCAGTAGCTATTGAAGATGATCAAGCAACTGTTAATGTTGCATTATGTAAAGGATGCGGTACTTGTGTAGCTGCATGCCCATCTGGAGCTATGGATCAAAATCATTTCAAAACTGACCAAATCATGGCACAAATTGAAGCTGCTCTTGAAGATGGTAAATAAACCTGGAGATTTATTCTCCATTTTTTATTTTTTTATTTATTTTTAAATTATTCAATTAAGAATTTATTTGTTTTTACTTTTTTTAGCTGTATTTGGCTATATTTAGCTATTTTTAACTATAATTAAGTATATTTTAATATATTTAACTTTTTTTTCAATTTGTTTTTTATAATTTAATCTTATTTTTTTTGAAAATTTTAAAACTATAAATAATTAGAAAATAATATAGAATAATTGTAATATGAAAATATTATATTTATAAAATTTATAAAATCTTAACTAAAATATTTTGATATATCTATTATATAAATATCTTAATATAATTAAAATGTCTTAATATGATATATCTTAAAATTTATAAAATTATCATTTTGATAAATTAATAGTA
This genomic interval carries:
- a CDS encoding CoB--CoM heterodisulfide reductase iron-sulfur subunit A family protein, which codes for MAEEKRDIENEEPRIGVYVCHCGINIGGVVDVPAVAEYAKTLPNVVIAKDYKYYCSDPGQQVIQNDIKEHNLNRIVVAACSPRLHEPTFRRCIREAGLNQFLFEFANLREHDSWVHMGEPEAATEKAKDLTRMAVAKARLLEPLEASVVSVDNKAMVIGGGVAGIQSALDLADMGFQTYMVEKQPTIGGRMGQLDKTFPTLDCSMCILAPKMVDVGKHENIELLTYSEVREVDGYIGNFKVKVERKPRYIDEELCVGCGSCVEVCPIEMPNYFDEGIGMTKAAFIPFPQAVPLCATIDKDYCIECKLCDQICERGAVKHDQESEFIDLEVGTIIVATGYDPYDPTEKLEYGYGAHTNVITAMEIERMINASGPTEGHVIKPSDHESPKRVAFIHCVGSRDDKIGKPYCSRVCCMYSMKNAQLIIDHEPDTDVTLYYMDIRAFGKGFEEFYKNSQEKYGIKFLRGRPSEIIENDDLTLTVRGEDTLLNTVTEYDYDLVVLSVGLVPPEGAEELRQTIGLSKSGDGFLMEAHPKLRPVDTLTDGVYLAGVSQGPKDIPDAVAQGSGAAARAAIPMVKGEVEIEPIIATTDTDVCGACEVCVELCPYGAVAIEDDQATVNVALCKGCGTCVAACPSGAMDQNHFKTDQIMAQIEAALEDGK